In the Nitrospinaceae bacterium genome, one interval contains:
- the tsaE gene encoding tRNA (adenosine(37)-N6)-threonylcarbamoyltransferase complex ATPase subunit type 1 TsaE, which yields MNPTSFTKESSSAEETEACGRDLAKSLTAGDVVLLYGDLGAGKSVFARGVIHALPGGENRVVRSPTYVYIQHHPTVPPVSHVDLYRLPKNAAPEDLGLDEWGDSGSLLLIEWADRLSLQKISSSTEVFIEIVDENRRKIQIRKRGE from the coding sequence CTGAATCCGACCTCGTTTACCAAAGAAAGTTCCTCAGCTGAGGAAACAGAAGCTTGCGGGCGTGATTTAGCCAAATCTTTGACGGCCGGTGATGTGGTCTTGCTTTATGGGGATCTCGGAGCAGGCAAATCTGTTTTCGCCAGAGGAGTAATTCACGCTCTCCCGGGGGGTGAAAACAGGGTAGTACGTAGTCCTACCTACGTTTATATCCAACATCACCCCACCGTACCGCCGGTTAGTCATGTGGATCTCTATCGATTACCCAAGAATGCGGCACCCGAGGACCTCGGGTTGGATGAATGGGGCGATTCCGGTAGTTTGCTCCTCATAGAGTGGGCAGACCGGCTTTCTCTTCAAAAGATATCTTCCAGCACGGAAGTTTTCATAGAAATAGTGGATGAAAACCGTCGTAAGATTCAAATACGTAAAAGAGGTGAATAA